In Pseudomonadota bacterium, one genomic interval encodes:
- a CDS encoding PAS domain-containing protein produces the protein MVCRCKDRTINIIEGTCTIVQRHGDDSHTDVTRREEAEAKVRESESRFRSFFEESAEAIILLDRDTIIDCNHIVLAREAADRKQMDEGGRVGRFLR, from the coding sequence ATGGTTTGTAGATGCAAGGATAGGACAATCAACATTATTGAGGGAACTTGCACGATAGTGCAACGGCATGGTGATGATAGTCATACGGATGTGACCCGTCGAGAAGAAGCAGAAGCAAAGGTGAGAGAAAGCGAGTCGAGGTTCCGCTCATTCTTCGAGGAATCTGCTGAAGCAATAATCCTCCTGGACAGGGACACAATCATAGACTGCAACCATATTGTCTTAGCCCGAGAGGCCGCTGATCGGAAACAAATGGATGAAGGGGGAAGAGTGGGTCGATTTCTTCGATGA
- the pnp gene encoding polyribonucleotide nucleotidyltransferase yields the protein MEEHITIDYAGRPLTISTGGVAKQADGSVLVQYGDTVMLVTAVADKRPIDRDFLPLTVNYQEMSYAAGRIPGGFLRREGRTTDKTTLTSRLIDRALRPLFPKSFRNETQIIANVLSVDQENDPVILGIIGASCALTISQIPFAGPIAGVKIGRKDGSFIINPSNADLEESDIDIIVAGTKEAILMVEGAAEFAPSSDLIEAIHFGHQSLLPLIECQEKLRELCGKEKWVVREMEIPYGLKDEIKGKIEQDLLEAFAIRSKLDRYGRQDEIRDKLVKEYEGTEASILNKIFEDITRDILRQQLLATRKRIDGRSPDEVRNITCKTGVLPRTHGSAIFTRGETQALAITTLGTSSDEQKVESLQEGELYKTFMLHYNFPPFSVGEVGMLRAPSRREIGHGNLALRALTPMLPTKDDFPYTIRIVSEILESNGSSSMATVCAGCLSLMDAGAPIKEPVAGIAMGLVKEGEVEIVLTDILGDEDHLGDMDFKVAGSKRGITAIQMDIKIKGITKEIMSKAVTQAQEGIEKILGIMAETLPGPRESLSPYAPRMFTIRINTDKIRDVIGPGGKMIRSIVEQTGVKIDIEDSGIVTIASPDEDSAAKAIEIIRKLTKEVEIGETYFGKVVKVLDAGVIVELAPGVDGFVHISQLADGYIKKTSDVVREGDEFMVKVIAVEPNGRIKLSRKALLNEEKGWQKDA from the coding sequence ATGGAAGAACACATTACAATTGATTATGCAGGCAGACCACTGACAATAAGCACAGGCGGTGTTGCAAAACAGGCAGATGGCAGCGTATTGGTTCAATACGGCGACACTGTAATGCTCGTTACAGCAGTTGCAGATAAAAGGCCTATTGACAGGGATTTTCTCCCCCTCACGGTAAATTACCAGGAGATGTCTTATGCTGCCGGAAGGATTCCCGGTGGTTTCTTGAGAAGAGAAGGGAGAACAACGGATAAAACAACACTTACATCCCGCCTTATAGACAGGGCGCTACGGCCGTTATTCCCAAAAAGTTTCAGGAATGAGACACAGATAATAGCCAACGTACTTTCGGTTGACCAGGAAAACGATCCTGTAATACTCGGTATCATCGGCGCTTCCTGCGCCCTTACTATTTCACAGATACCATTTGCCGGCCCCATAGCCGGCGTAAAAATAGGTAGAAAAGATGGATCCTTTATCATAAATCCTTCTAATGCTGATCTGGAAGAAAGCGATATTGATATAATAGTAGCGGGTACAAAAGAAGCGATACTTATGGTTGAAGGTGCAGCAGAATTTGCACCCAGCAGCGACCTGATTGAGGCAATTCATTTCGGTCACCAAAGCCTGTTACCGTTGATAGAATGTCAGGAAAAGTTAAGGGAGTTATGCGGGAAGGAAAAGTGGGTTGTTCGGGAAATGGAAATTCCCTATGGACTGAAAGATGAAATAAAAGGAAAAATCGAGCAAGACCTGCTGGAAGCCTTTGCTATAAGGAGTAAGCTTGATAGATACGGCAGGCAGGATGAGATACGTGATAAACTGGTAAAAGAGTATGAGGGTACGGAAGCAAGTATCCTGAACAAGATATTTGAAGACATAACAAGGGATATCCTGCGGCAGCAACTCCTTGCAACCAGGAAAAGAATAGACGGGAGATCGCCTGACGAAGTAAGGAATATTACCTGCAAAACCGGTGTGCTTCCAAGGACACATGGCTCAGCCATTTTCACAAGGGGAGAGACCCAGGCGCTTGCAATAACGACCCTTGGAACCTCTAGTGACGAACAGAAAGTTGAATCCCTCCAGGAAGGGGAATTATACAAAACCTTCATGCTGCACTATAACTTCCCGCCCTTTTCAGTGGGCGAAGTAGGCATGCTCAGGGCGCCGTCGAGACGTGAGATAGGCCACGGCAACCTTGCCTTAAGGGCCCTTACTCCAATGCTGCCCACGAAAGATGATTTTCCTTACACGATAAGGATAGTATCGGAAATCCTCGAATCTAACGGTTCATCATCTATGGCAACCGTCTGCGCCGGGTGTTTGTCGCTTATGGACGCAGGGGCGCCGATAAAAGAACCTGTAGCAGGTATTGCAATGGGTCTTGTAAAAGAAGGCGAAGTGGAAATAGTCCTCACCGATATACTGGGCGATGAAGACCATCTTGGTGATATGGATTTCAAGGTCGCAGGGTCAAAAAGAGGCATTACCGCCATCCAGATGGACATAAAGATAAAAGGGATAACCAAAGAAATTATGTCAAAGGCGGTCACCCAGGCCCAGGAAGGTATAGAAAAGATACTCGGCATAATGGCCGAAACATTGCCGGGCCCAAGGGAATCGCTATCCCCGTACGCACCGAGGATGTTTACCATCAGAATAAATACCGACAAGATACGGGATGTTATAGGTCCCGGCGGAAAAATGATAAGGAGTATCGTAGAGCAGACAGGCGTGAAAATAGATATAGAAGATTCAGGCATTGTTACGATTGCATCGCCCGATGAAGATTCTGCAGCCAAGGCAATAGAAATAATCAGAAAACTGACCAAAGAAGTTGAAATAGGCGAGACATACTTCGGTAAGGTTGTAAAGGTCTTAGATGCAGGTGTTATTGTCGAATTAGCGCCCGGAGTGGATGGTTTTGTCCATATCAGCCAGCTTGCCGACGGCTACATAAAAAAGACATCGGATGTTGTCAGAGAGGGCGACGAGTTTATGGTGAAAGTCATAGCTGTTGAACCTAACGGCAGAATCAAGCTGTCACGGAAGGCATTACTGAATGAAGAGAAGGGCTGGCAAAAGGATGCATGA
- a CDS encoding pitrilysin family protein codes for MYRKTSLPNGITIVTESIPYFPTVSMGLWLKTGGRHENELNNGISHFIEHMLFKGTSKRTAFDIAKDMDAVGGTINAFTGKEYTCFYARTLRKDMDLAFDVLSDMHKHSLFKDDDIEKEKYVIMQEVKMIEDNPEEYIYDMFNASYFKGHPLGLPILGKEVNIEHFTRDALVEHLATYYSPDNLIITATGRINHDMFVEKVGKFFCDVKKQDIQKTPIIEPVPYKNMNIYERDLEHMYLCIGTKGVSQVDKRRYALYVLNAIMGGSMSSHLFQEVREKRGLVYNIYSYVNCYHDTGTFGISTSTSQESMKEVITLVKEEIERIRDNGITESELAFSKEHIKGNLFISLESSEARMGRLAKNEIYFGEYIPLKETIREIDSIKKSEVDSIGREIFEDPQNIPLTILGRIKKADENNVKAIWKN; via the coding sequence ATGTATAGAAAAACATCCTTACCAAACGGTATCACCATAGTAACCGAGTCTATTCCATATTTTCCAACCGTATCCATGGGGCTATGGCTAAAAACAGGGGGAAGGCACGAAAATGAGTTAAACAACGGTATTTCCCATTTTATAGAGCACATGCTTTTTAAAGGGACGTCAAAACGCACTGCCTTTGATATAGCAAAGGATATGGATGCTGTCGGAGGAACAATAAATGCATTCACCGGAAAAGAATATACCTGCTTCTATGCACGGACGCTGAGAAAAGATATGGACCTTGCCTTTGATGTATTATCCGATATGCATAAACATTCGCTTTTTAAAGATGACGACATCGAAAAAGAAAAATATGTAATCATGCAGGAAGTAAAGATGATCGAGGATAACCCGGAAGAATATATATACGATATGTTCAATGCATCTTACTTTAAGGGACATCCTCTCGGATTGCCGATCCTCGGCAAAGAGGTGAACATAGAGCACTTTACAAGGGATGCGCTCGTAGAACATCTTGCAACTTATTATTCACCGGACAACCTGATTATAACCGCAACCGGTAGAATTAACCATGATATGTTTGTGGAAAAAGTAGGAAAGTTTTTTTGTGATGTAAAAAAACAGGACATTCAGAAGACGCCTATAATTGAACCGGTCCCCTATAAAAATATGAATATTTACGAAAGGGACCTTGAACATATGTATCTCTGCATCGGAACAAAAGGTGTAAGCCAGGTTGACAAGCGGAGATATGCTCTTTATGTGCTGAACGCTATTATGGGTGGAAGCATGAGCTCGCATCTTTTCCAGGAGGTGAGAGAGAAAAGGGGACTTGTCTATAACATTTATTCTTACGTTAATTGCTACCATGATACTGGCACATTCGGCATATCCACCTCAACGTCACAGGAGTCAATGAAAGAAGTGATAACCCTTGTAAAAGAAGAAATAGAAAGGATACGGGACAACGGTATCACTGAAAGCGAGCTTGCCTTCTCAAAGGAACACATCAAAGGGAATCTCTTTATATCGCTGGAAAGCTCTGAAGCAAGAATGGGGAGACTCGCAAAAAACGAGATTTATTTCGGTGAATACATACCCCTGAAGGAGACTATCCGGGAGATAGACAGTATTAAAAAATCCGAGGTAGACAGTATAGGAAGGGAAATTTTTGAGGATCCACAAAATATACCCCTTACAATACTTGGCAGAATAAAAAAAGCAGATGAAAACAATGTTAAAGCGATATGGAAGAACTGA
- a CDS encoding segregation/condensation protein A yields MDLLVPALEVKMECYEGPLAVMITLIKKNKVSIWDIPLATITDRFLKYVELVSNMSLKIAEDFIEMASLLIFIKSKMLLPAITVQDEDDPREELIDRIIEYEKVRGMVEKIDNLSMLDRDTFGRGIKTVDGQMEYDLLELCNIFLEVLKNNEEQFIVIREIKPTLEEKLQMLKTILDSSGLFVWSINDPVEQADKVATMLGMLELTKIKMATISQRKPFGKIVLKRREN; encoded by the coding sequence ATGGATCTTTTAGTACCAGCACTTGAAGTAAAAATGGAATGCTATGAAGGGCCTCTCGCCGTTATGATTACCCTCATAAAAAAGAACAAGGTAAGCATCTGGGATATACCGCTTGCAACGATTACGGACAGGTTTTTAAAATACGTGGAGCTTGTTAGCAACATGAGCTTGAAGATAGCTGAAGATTTTATAGAGATGGCTTCTCTTCTGATATTTATTAAATCAAAGATGCTCCTTCCGGCAATTACCGTGCAGGACGAAGATGACCCGAGGGAAGAGCTTATTGATAGGATTATCGAATACGAGAAAGTCCGGGGTATGGTTGAGAAAATAGACAACCTTTCCATGCTCGACAGGGATACCTTCGGTAGAGGAATAAAAACAGTTGACGGGCAGATGGAGTATGATCTGCTTGAGCTTTGCAATATATTCCTCGAAGTATTAAAAAACAATGAAGAACAGTTTATCGTAATCAGGGAAATAAAGCCGACACTTGAAGAAAAATTACAGATGCTTAAAACCATTCTTGACTCATCAGGCCTTTTTGTATGGTCTATAAACGACCCGGTTGAGCAGGCCGATAAAGTTGCTACCATGCTCGGGATGCTTGAACTCACGAAGATAAAAATGGCAACCATTTCTCAGCGAAAACCTTTCGGGAAGATAGTGCTTAAGAGAAGGGAAAACTAA
- the dut gene encoding dUTP diphosphatase, protein MEELKVLITAKEGAMLPEYATDASSGMDLLAFIDESIALKPFERILVPTGVYISIPEGYEAEIRPRSGLAHKFGITILNTPGTIDSDYRGEIKILLINLSKESFTIQKGDRIAQMVFKHVIKASWVAVEKLPETPRGEGGFGSTGINFTENLQITFAYPDTGSSQK, encoded by the coding sequence ATGGAAGAACTGAAAGTTTTAATCACAGCTAAAGAAGGCGCCATGCTTCCGGAATATGCCACAGATGCTTCGTCCGGTATGGACCTGCTGGCTTTTATAGATGAGTCTATAGCTTTAAAGCCATTTGAGAGGATACTTGTCCCAACGGGTGTATATATAAGTATCCCCGAAGGGTACGAAGCAGAGATCAGGCCGCGAAGCGGTCTTGCACACAAATTCGGCATTACAATCCTTAACACACCGGGCACCATAGACAGTGATTACAGGGGCGAGATAAAGATCTTGCTGATAAATCTCAGCAAAGAATCTTTTACTATCCAAAAAGGGGACAGGATTGCCCAGATGGTCTTTAAGCATGTCATTAAGGCAAGTTGGGTAGCAGTTGAAAAGCTGCCCGAGACACCAAGGGGAGAAGGGGGATTCGGCTCTACAGGTATCAATTTTACTGAAAATTTACAAATTACATTTGCCTACCCGGATACCGGAAGTTCACAAAAGTGA
- the sppA gene encoding signal peptide peptidase SppA: MPSRKARIILLVVLIFIAVVVFGSMAIGISDGMFRDKIGVVEISGVITESKDAMEDIVRFKEDDSIKGVIIRINSPGGSVGPSQEIYSEVIKLKAKKKVYASMGSVCASGGYYIAVAGEKIYAMPATITGSIGVIMEHMIIEDLFKKIGLQPNTIKSGAFKDAGTPFRKMKDEEKIYFQGILDGIHEQFIKVVAQERKLPIDTVKKLSDGRIFIGTQAKDLKLVDKIGTFYDTVDDMKKALNMKDKPVLVYGKKPFSLVKWLVSSMTKVVISEYFSGMFKYSVSP; encoded by the coding sequence ATGCCGAGCAGAAAAGCACGGATAATTCTTCTGGTAGTTTTGATATTTATTGCAGTAGTCGTTTTTGGCTCTATGGCAATAGGCATTAGCGACGGAATGTTCAGGGATAAGATCGGCGTTGTGGAAATAAGCGGTGTTATTACCGAATCAAAAGACGCTATGGAAGACATAGTCAGGTTTAAAGAAGACGACAGCATAAAAGGGGTGATCATCAGGATAAATTCCCCCGGAGGCTCTGTTGGCCCCAGCCAGGAGATATACAGTGAAGTCATAAAGTTGAAGGCAAAAAAGAAGGTCTATGCATCTATGGGTTCCGTATGTGCCTCGGGTGGATACTATATTGCCGTTGCAGGGGAAAAAATCTATGCCATGCCTGCTACAATAACCGGCAGCATAGGCGTCATTATGGAGCATATGATCATAGAAGACCTTTTTAAGAAGATCGGTTTACAGCCAAATACCATAAAGTCAGGCGCATTCAAGGATGCAGGCACTCCATTCAGGAAGATGAAAGACGAAGAAAAGATATATTTTCAGGGTATATTGGACGGTATCCACGAGCAATTTATAAAGGTTGTAGCTCAGGAGAGAAAACTGCCCATAGATACTGTAAAGAAGCTTTCCGACGGAAGAATTTTTATCGGGACACAGGCAAAAGATTTAAAGCTTGTCGATAAGATAGGCACTTTTTATGATACGGTAGATGACATGAAAAAGGCTTTGAATATGAAGGATAAACCTGTCCTCGTATACGGCAAGAAGCCGTTCTCGCTCGTAAAATGGCTTGTATCGTCCATGACTAAAGTTGTAATATCCGAATATTTTTCCGGAATGTTCAAATACAGCGTAAGCCCTTAA
- a CDS encoding CBS domain-containing protein, producing MKIITSHNNADFDSLSSMVAAKKLYPDAIFAFPGSQEKTLREFLIHSTLYLFDIARMKDIDYSTIDTLILVDTRQKNRIGEFAHVIDLKKAKIHIYDHHPASDDDIKGDVEYIKNIGATVSMLVSMIKEQDIDISPEEATVMMLGIYEETGSFQFPSTTVEDFSAASFLLSKGANVNIVSDMLVKELTPEQVFLLNDLISNASVLNINGVDIVITEVSTEDYVGDLAVIVHKFRDMENINVIFAIFRMEDRVYIIGRSRIAEVDVGHILSLFGGGGHKEAASSTVKDMTIIEARERLIQLLKHNIKSLWMAKDIMFFPVKSIDAECPISEANNIMVKYNINALPVLSNEKVVGVITRQIVEKAAFHKLENIPVKEYMSTETSTVKPDDSLEKVKEIIIGNGQRFLPVTKEEGLVGAITRTDLLRILEDEISKTVLGKLEIHDMYEKKKNVKKLMDERLDKKALNKLADIGGLADRMGYHAYLVGGFVRDLLLRNENFDIDIVIEGDGILFAEEMSRAFSVKVRQHKEFATAKITYKDGFKIDIATARLEYYKAPAALPTVEHSSLKLDLHRRDFTINTLAISLNKNSFGQLLDFFGAQRDIKEKTIRVLHSLSFVEDPTRVFRAIRFEIRFGFHIGKHTMNLIKNAVKMNFLSKIRGKRVWTELTLILLEDEPEKILKRLQDIDLLRFIYPGLTFGKDKEKLFSQMHAVFKWYELLYRGIQCDRIQYFLLGLIDQMKDDEVIEFCKITEMSEALKRKTLDNWKKIKDTILKFAFDFKTMKKSEVCKQLEPLSQEAKLLIMAKTRSEAIKKTISNYITYIDTFTPVLTGEDLKKMGIKEGPVYKEILDALKEAKIDMGLKTKEDEINFLKEYTEKKAL from the coding sequence ATGAAGATCATCACATCCCATAATAACGCTGATTTCGATTCTCTCTCCTCAATGGTTGCTGCAAAAAAATTGTATCCTGATGCGATCTTTGCATTCCCCGGTTCACAGGAAAAAACACTGAGGGAATTTCTCATCCACTCTACCTTGTACCTATTTGATATTGCCAGAATGAAGGATATCGACTACAGCACCATAGACACCCTCATCCTTGTTGACACAAGGCAGAAAAACAGAATTGGAGAATTTGCGCATGTTATTGATTTAAAAAAAGCAAAGATTCATATTTATGACCACCACCCTGCCTCTGATGATGATATAAAGGGTGACGTAGAATATATAAAAAACATAGGCGCAACCGTATCAATGCTCGTGTCCATGATTAAAGAACAGGACATTGACATATCCCCTGAGGAAGCAACAGTTATGATGCTCGGCATATATGAAGAGACAGGCAGTTTTCAGTTTCCGTCCACTACGGTGGAAGATTTTTCCGCAGCGTCATTTCTTCTGTCAAAAGGCGCCAATGTGAATATTGTGTCGGATATGCTCGTCAAGGAGCTTACACCGGAACAGGTCTTCCTACTCAATGATTTGATAAGTAACGCATCTGTCTTAAACATCAACGGTGTTGATATCGTGATAACAGAAGTTAGCACGGAAGATTATGTTGGAGACCTTGCTGTTATTGTTCATAAATTTCGTGATATGGAAAATATAAACGTGATCTTTGCTATTTTCAGGATGGAAGACAGGGTATATATTATCGGCAGGAGCAGGATAGCTGAAGTAGATGTTGGACACATCCTTTCCCTGTTTGGCGGCGGCGGTCATAAAGAAGCTGCCTCTTCAACAGTGAAGGATATGACGATAATTGAGGCCAGAGAAAGGCTCATACAACTCCTTAAACACAACATAAAATCCCTCTGGATGGCAAAGGACATTATGTTTTTCCCTGTTAAGTCCATAGATGCCGAATGTCCCATCAGTGAAGCAAACAACATTATGGTAAAGTACAACATAAATGCCCTCCCTGTTTTATCGAATGAAAAAGTTGTAGGCGTTATCACCCGTCAGATTGTGGAAAAAGCGGCCTTCCATAAACTTGAAAATATACCGGTAAAGGAATATATGTCCACAGAGACTTCAACCGTTAAACCGGATGACTCCCTAGAAAAGGTAAAAGAGATCATCATCGGCAATGGCCAGCGGTTTCTCCCCGTAACAAAAGAGGAAGGACTTGTAGGCGCAATCACCAGAACAGACCTTTTAAGGATTCTTGAGGATGAGATATCAAAGACCGTCCTCGGAAAGCTCGAAATCCATGATATGTATGAAAAAAAGAAGAACGTAAAGAAACTTATGGATGAAAGGCTTGACAAGAAAGCGCTGAATAAGCTTGCGGATATTGGGGGTTTGGCAGACAGAATGGGATATCACGCCTACTTAGTCGGCGGCTTTGTAAGAGACCTTTTGCTCAGAAACGAAAACTTCGATATTGATATTGTAATAGAGGGCGACGGGATACTCTTTGCAGAAGAGATGTCGCGGGCATTCAGCGTAAAGGTCCGGCAGCATAAGGAATTTGCCACTGCAAAGATTACCTACAAGGACGGTTTCAAAATAGATATTGCGACAGCAAGACTGGAATACTATAAGGCCCCGGCAGCGCTCCCTACCGTGGAACACAGCTCATTAAAGCTTGACCTTCACAGAAGGGACTTTACAATAAACACGCTTGCAATATCCCTTAACAAAAATTCCTTCGGGCAATTGCTTGACTTTTTTGGGGCGCAAAGAGACATAAAAGAAAAAACAATCAGGGTTCTGCATAGCCTGAGTTTTGTTGAAGACCCGACTCGGGTGTTCAGGGCTATCAGGTTTGAGATCAGATTTGGTTTTCATATCGGGAAACACACCATGAACCTGATAAAAAATGCTGTAAAGATGAATTTCCTTTCAAAAATACGCGGTAAAAGGGTATGGACCGAACTCACCCTCATTCTGCTGGAAGATGAACCGGAAAAGATATTAAAAAGACTACAGGATATTGACCTCTTGAGATTCATATACCCCGGCCTTACCTTCGGGAAAGATAAGGAAAAACTTTTTAGTCAGATGCACGCGGTGTTTAAATGGTACGAGCTGCTTTACAGGGGCATACAGTGCGACAGGATACAGTACTTTCTTTTGGGGCTTATTGATCAGATGAAAGATGATGAGGTCATTGAATTCTGTAAAATAACAGAAATGTCGGAAGCATTAAAAAGAAAAACACTTGATAACTGGAAAAAGATAAAAGATACAATACTAAAATTTGCATTTGATTTTAAAACAATGAAAAAGAGCGAAGTTTGCAAGCAATTGGAACCGCTTTCGCAGGAAGCGAAGCTGCTTATTATGGCAAAAACCAGGTCCGAAGCGATCAAGAAAACTATCTCAAATTATATTACCTACATAGACACTTTCACCCCTGTCCTCACAGGGGAAGATCTCAAAAAAATGGGAATAAAAGAAGGACCTGTTTATAAAGAAATTCTGGATGCACTGAAAGAAGCAAAAATAGATATGGGTTTGAAAACAAAAGAGGATGAGATAAACTTTCTAAAAGAGTACACTGAAAAGAAAGCTTTATGA